CAAGGATCGCGACGTCGACGACGACCTCGGGGCGGGAGCGGTCGAGATCGTTGATGAGCTTCTCGGCGAGGAGAAGCTGGTCAGGCGTGGCGCGGATGATGATGGCGCTCTGGCTGGCGACGAGGGTGATCTTGATGGTTGGATCAAGCACGTTGCGGATAGCGGTAAGGACCTCGTTAGCATCCTGCTGCTGGGCTGCGTTGGTGAGATAAAAGGTCTGAACAGCCTGCGCGTCGAGGTCGGTACGCTTGGTGCGCGTGTTCTGTGCGACAAAGATAGTGTTGGAAGTTACGGGCTTATAGAAGGTTCCGGCGATGGTTCCGACGATTCGCAGCGCGTCGGAGAGGGTGACGTTGGTGAGATCGACGGGAATACGCTTGGAGCTGTATTCGGGGTCGAAGAGGACGTTGAGGCCGGCAGCTTTGCCGATAGCCTGATAGATGTTCTTGACATCTTCGACGGCGTGGAGAGTGATGGGCTCGTTGGAGACCGGCTTGAGCTCGACGGGGCCGGCGACGGTGCTGATTTCCTTGATCACGTCCTCATGTCCGCCGTGCCCTATGGCCGCGCTAGGCGGAGCGGCCATCTGCTTCTGGATGACGTCAATCTCCTGCTGTGCGGTCTGGTTGGAGGGGTCGATCTGAATGGCCCGGGTAAACTCGGCGACAGCGCCGTTCATGTCGCCGCTCTGCTTGAGGATACGTCCGCGGTCAACGTGACTTGCGGCAGCGAGAAACCTGACCCGCTCGACGTGGGTCCTGTAGCGCAAGTCCTTGGGCTTCTTGAGGGCGGCCTGACGATAGTCTTCGAAGGCGGTGTCGTAGTCGTGACGGGCCTCGGCGTCCAGGCCGCGCTTGGCCCAGGTGTTGGCTGACTGAGCTCGGGCCGACGGGGAGACCGCGAAGAGCGCCGCCAGAAGGAAGAGCAGTGGAAGCGCCCGGAAGGCGCCCGACGATCGTGTGGTGAAGACTATGTTGCCGCGATCCATTCTGCTTCCGTTTTCGTCCTTATTTGGAGAGGTGAGGTATGCCCGAGGGCCCGCCTGCCCCGATGATGACGACCGCAGGTTGTGGCCTGTCGCTCGAATGCCTGCCAGCCTGTAGCGCTCGGGTGAGTATAGCATCCAAGGCAGAAGATAAACTCCAGAAAGGGCTACAGTTTGGGGATCCTGTGCTGGTTCCATAAGACGCGGTGAAACCGGTCCAGCACCGGCTACAGGGGTTAGACGCGCAGGCAGCTTGCGGGTGAGATAACACTTTTTCGCCATGTTAAAGTAGGAAGTTCATGCCTCGTATGCTCTCCAATCCGACGGCCGCCCACACGTCGAAATCCCCGGCGAAGGCCAAGGACCGCGACCCGGTGGCGACGGGACAGCGGGACGCGGCAGTGAACCGCGCGGCCAGCCATAACTACTTCCTGACGGACCGATTCGAGGCCGGAGTGGCTCTGCGGGGCACGGAAGTGAAGTCGATCCGCGAGGGCAAGGCAAACCTGAAGGACTCCTATGGACTGCTGAAGGACGGCGAATGCTTTCTGCTGAACGCGCACATAGGGGCTTTCTCGCACGGCAACACGATGAACCACGACTCGCTGCGCACGCGGAAGCTGCTGCTCCATAAGAACGAGCTGCGTAAGCTTGAGGCACAGACACGCCAGAAGGGCTTCACGCTGATCCCGACGCGCCTTTACTTTCGCAACGGCAGGGTGAAGTGCGAGTTGGCGCTGGCGAAGGGCAAGCAGGACTGGGACAAGCGCGAGACGGAGCGGAAGCGCGAGGCGGACCGAGAGGCGAAGGCCGCGGTGGCGCGGAGCCAGCGCCGGTAGGCTCAGATTTCTTCGTAATGAAATGTTAGCGATGGCTGCGCACATCTTTCGTTGTAGATGGCGAGCCGGCAGTCTCGCGCTACGATAGAAACATGGATACGAAGCTCATTTTTCAAGATGCGGCTGGCTTTGCCATACCCCTGTTGGCTGTGTTCGCCGTGGATGTCTCGGTAGGCAAGGACGCGGATGCACTTCCGGTGCTGCTGGCCACTTCGGATGCGATCACGGATGCGGCGTCGAAGGTGCTGGCGTCGGGCGAGTTCAAGGCGTCGCTGGGTGAGACGCTGCTGCTGCATGCCCCGGATGGGTTGAAGGCGCAGCGACTGCTGATTGTTGGACTGGGCAAGGCGAAATCGCTTTCGGTGAACGAGGTTCGCAAGGGCGCAGGTGCCGCGGTGCGGGCGGCCAAGCCGCGTAATGTTCGAGAGATGGCGGTCGCGTTTCCTGAAGACCATGCGCTCTCGGACGAGCATCTGGAGGCGCTGCCCTGCACGCTGACGGCGCGGTCACTGGTGGAGGGCGCAGAGTTGGCAGAGCGCGACTGGGACACGTACAAGAGCGACCGGCAGGATATGTCCGTCGCGTCACTGACGCTGATTGCAAGGGAGACAGAGAAGACGACAACAGAGGAGATTCAGAAGGGATTCGAAGAAGGGCTGATCATCGCCGGCGCGCAGAACTTTACGCGGGCGCTGGTGAACGAGCCCGGCAATGTTCTGACCCCTACCGAGCTGGGCAGTCGAGCCGCCGCGATGTGCGAGGAGGTTGGCCTGGACTGCGAGGTGTTCTCGACAGAGAAGCTGCACGAACTGAAGATGGGCGCGTTCTGGGCCGTGGCCAAGGGTTCGGCCCAGCCGCCGGCACTGATCGTGATGACGTATGAGCCGAAGTTGGAGAAGGGGGAGTCGCTGCCGCAGGACGCTCCGGTGCTGGGCCTAGTGGGCAAAGGAATTACGTTCGACACGGGCGGCATCTCGCTCAAACCACCCGATGGCATGGATAAGATGAAGTACGACATGGCCGGCGCAGGGGCGATGATCGGCGCGATGCGCGCGATCGCGCAACTGAAGCCGAAGGTGAAGGTGATTGCGGTGGTGTGCTCGGCGGAGAATATGCCGGATGGCAAGGCGTTCAAGCCTGGCGATGTGGTCACGGCGATGTCGGGCAAGACGATTGAGATTCTGAACACGGATGCCGAAGGCAGGCTGGTGCTGGCCGATGGGCTGCACTATGCGAAGACGCTGGGATGTACGCACCTGATCAACGCGGCAACACTGACGGGAGCGTGCGTTGTCGCGCTGGGAATGATCAATGCCGGAGTGTTCTCGAACGACGAGGCCACGTGGGGGAAGTTCGAGGAAGCCATGAAGGTTTCGGGGGAGAAGTTCTGGAGGCTTCCCTGCACCGACGACTACAAAGAACAGATCAAGAGCCAGATTGCGGACATCATGAACACGGGTGGATCGCGATGGGGCGGCGCGATCACAGCAGCGATGTTCCTCAAGGAGTTCGTCGAGGATACGCCGTGGGTGCACCTGGACATTGCAGGGTGCGCGTGGAACGAGGAGCAGAAGCCGTGGCTCCCGAAGGGACCTAGCGGCATCGCGGTGCGGTCGATTGTGGAGTGGGTGCGGCGCTTCGACGGTTAGACGGCTAAAGACTGCGACCGCGGATTTTCGCGGATGGAGCGCGGATTTGAGACCTTTTCAGGTTGCTATCCGTTCTGATCCGCGAAGATCCTTGGTCGCTTTTGTTTGTGACGGATTTGGTTACATTCGTTCTGGCGCTTCGATGCCGAGATAGCCGAGGGCGCGGATCATCTCGCGCTGGGCTACGGCGGCGGTTGCGAGGAAGAATGCTTTGCGGTTGGGGTCGGTCTCGTGCAGGATGTGGTGGCGGTGGTAGAAGTTGTTGAACTGCTGCGCGAGCTGGAAGGCGTACTTGGCGAGGTAGGCAGGCTCGGAGGTGACGATCGACTGCTCGATCAGTAGGGTGAGCTTGGAGACGAGCAGCCAGGTCTCCCAGAGCGTGGTTCCCTCTTCGGTGTCGAGCTGGCCGGTGAGATCGACGCTGGCGAACGCGGCGAGTGAGGCTTCGGCGGTGGTGCTGGCCTTGCGGAAGATGTTGGCGGCGCGGACGATGGCGTACTGGACGTAGGGGCCGGTCTCGCCTTCGAAGCTGAGGGCGTCCTTGAAGTCGAAGGCGATGACGGTGTTGCGGGTGAAGCGCAGCATGAAGTAGCGCAGCGCGCCTACACCGATCTGTGAGGCGATGGTCTGGCGCTCGGCGTCGGTGAGGTCAGGGTGGCGGGTGTCGACCTCGGCGCGCGCGGCCGCGATGAGCTGGTCGAGGAGGTCGTCGGCCTTAACGCCGAAGCCCTTGCGGCCGCTGACCTCGATGAAGGCCCGCTTCTGGTCTTCTTCGCTGACGGCGTAGCCGAGCTCGATGGCGCAGCGAGGGGTGAGGGCGACCATCTCGTAGCTGAAGTGGGTGTAGTTGTCGGCTGCGTGCGTGAAGCCCATGCCGCGGAGGGCCTGGACGACCTGTGTCTGCGGGTCGTTCTGGCGCGAGTCGATGACGTTGTAGATGGCGTCGGCCTTGCCGAAGGTGGGGTGCGGATTCTCGCCGTCGACGGTCGAGATCCAGCACATGTGATTCGGGTACTCGTGAAACTTTGAGTAGCCGAAGTCTTTGCCGGGGAGCAGGCCGAACTTCCAGAGGTGGTAGGCGATGTCCTTGCCGACGTACGTGATGGTACCGTTGGAGCGGACGATGACTTTGGCGTCCTCGTCGGGGCCGTCTCCCTGCTCCTCTGCTCCAGCGCGGCGCATGACGTAGCAGCCCTTGTTCTTGCCCTCGGTCTCGAGGTAAAGGACGCCTTTTTCGATCATCAGCTGGCGTGCCGCATCCCAGAAGTGGAGGTGGAGGATCTCGCTCTCGCGGGGGAGAAAATCGTACTCGATGCTGAGACGCTGCATGGTCTCGAGGTGACGGCGAAGGACGGCGGTGGCGATGAGGTCGGCGATCTCGGCGGTGTCGTTGCCTCCGGCCTCGATGGCGTGGAGGGTGTCGAGGCGGACCTGCTTGCGTGCGGCGGCCTGGTCGGGGTCGGCGGTGTACCACTGGGAAACGCGGGCGTAGAGGTCCCAGCAGTAGAAGTCGATGCGCTCGCCTTTTGCTTTGAGTGAATCGAGGAGCTCGCGCGTGGTGGCGAGGGTCTTGCCTTCGAGCTGCATGAGTCCGACGACGACGTCGGCGACCTGGACGCCGGTGTTGTCGATGTAGTTCTGCACGCCGACTTCGTAGCCGCGCTTGTAGGCGTCGGGGCGGAGGAGGCGCTGGAAGGTGTCGCCGAGGATGGCGTTGCGGAGGTGGCCGATGTGCGCGGCCTTGTTGGGGTTGATGCTGGTGTGCTCGACGAGGCGGAAGCCGGGGCCGCCGATCTGGGCATGCTCGTCGGCGGCGACGCGGCGGGCGATAGCGGCGCGGTCGAGGCGGATGTTCAGATAGCCGGCGCCGGCGACTTCGACGGAGGCAATGCCCGGCATTTCGGGCAGAACCGCCGTGAGCTCAGCAGCCAGCTCGGTGGCGATGGCGCGCGGGGCCTTACGGAGGCGCTTGGCCAGTTCGAACGCGACGGGCAGGGCGAGTTCTCCGAGGGAGATGCTGGGCGGCTGCTCGACGGCAAGTTGCGTGAGCGTGATTTCATACCTGGCGAGAAGAATGGCCTGAATGCGGGCCAGAAGGGTCTGCTGAACTGTGCGGTACATGCTTCGGATTCACCGATTTTTCTGGATTTGGAGCTGGTTTCAGTTTACGTGAGGCGCTGGGAGTTGAGGTTCAGGGTTAATCGACATATTCGCGGTCTCAAGTTTCCTTGAAAAGGCGGGCGCTCCGGACAAACAGCAGATCCTTCGACTGCGCCTATGGCGATAAAACTGCCATAGGTTCCGCTCAGGATGGCATTCTCTAAATTTTGCGCATTGACACGGCGCCCGCTCGAAGCCTTACGGGAGTTCGGTGGGGAGGGTCTCAATCTCTTCGAGCAGCGGCGTGTGGTTGTGGATCCGGATGCGGTGGATGAGGAAGATGAGCCCGCCTGCTCCGGTAACGGAGATGAGGAGCCAGGCGTGGAGCGCGAGGCTGAAGAGGGCGGACTGAGGCTTGAGCGCGCCGTGGCTGACGAGCGAGGTCTTGACGGCCCACTCGAAGGTTCCGATGGCTCCGGGCGAGCTGGGAATGAGGTAAGAGAGATTGGCGACTGAGACGCCCTGCCAGGGGCCGATGCGATCGACCGCAAGGCCAATGAGACGCGCGGAGGAGACGAAGATCATGCCCTCGCATACCCAGATGACCGCCGATTGCACGAGCAGCAAAAGCGAGCCGAGGATTCCGATCTGGCGGATGCAGTCGAGCGCGAGCAGAACCCAGTGCTCGATTTTTTGCAACTTCGGGGCCAGGGTGGGGTTGGCAGGAAGATATGCGAAAAGTTTTCGGAGCAGAGGCTCGAGCGTTCGCGCTCCCAGGAGCATGACGAGCAGACCGACTGTGGAGATTCCCAGGAGCGATTCGGCGACGACGCGCGAGTGAGGGTTCACGCCGGGTCCCATGAAGACGACGAAGAGAAGAACGAGGATGAAGATGTCGAGCAGCTTCTCAAGAATGACCGTGCTGAGGATGACGGATGGCGATGCGCCGAGGTCGCCGGAGTAGGTGAAGACGCGCATGATATCCCCGATGCGGAAGGGGAGGATGTTGTTGGCTGCGAGCGAGGTCATCAGGACACGCGCGCAGACGCCGAAGCCGGCGCGAGTGGACCGCATCATACGTGTCCAACGGACGCAGCGCAGCGTGTAGCTGGCACAGGTAAAGGCGAGGACGCCCGCGATCCAGGCCGGATGCGTGAAGCGAAGGGCGCGAATCTGCGAGAAGGAGATGCCCTTGAAGGTGTACCAGAGAAAGAAGGCGCTGACGAGAAGGCCCGGAATTGTTTTGACGAGATTGCGTTTGCTGGAAGCGCTCATGCAGGCCTGCGAAGACCTGCGATGTGTGCGGAAGAAGTTGGGAAACAAGGAACCATGAATTTTTATTGTATCTTTGCGACTGTTGAGTCTGTTGGAACAATTCGTCCGTCTGTACCTGCAACGAAACCCGACCTGGGCGTCGCCTCGGCGGTTACCTCATCTCAAGGGATGAGAGTCTGAAACGAGGCCGCAGAAGCTGGCGGCAGAGGGCACCCCGCATTTGGCGACCACCGTTGTAGTACCCGTTGTTACAGAGACAGAACAAGAAGAGACGCAGCGCCAGGAGCGCGGCTATGCCGTCGCGCTGGTGACTGGGTTGAGCTGCATGGCTGTCGCAGTCCATGGGTATCATCCTTACGCGGAAGATGGCGGGCTTTATCTGGCGGGAGTCAAGCGCCTGCTGGACCCGGGGATGTATCCGCATGAGACTGCGTTCGTCGTGGAGCATCTGCGCTTCTCAGCCTTCGCGCCGGTTGTGGCGTGGATGGTTCGGCATTCGCGGATGAGTCTGGAGGCGTTGCTGTTTCTGCTCTACGTTGCATGCTTCTGGCTGACTCTGCTTGCAGGATGGCGGCTTGCGGC
The Edaphobacter bradus genome window above contains:
- a CDS encoding leucyl aminopeptidase; this translates as MDTKLIFQDAAGFAIPLLAVFAVDVSVGKDADALPVLLATSDAITDAASKVLASGEFKASLGETLLLHAPDGLKAQRLLIVGLGKAKSLSVNEVRKGAGAAVRAAKPRNVREMAVAFPEDHALSDEHLEALPCTLTARSLVEGAELAERDWDTYKSDRQDMSVASLTLIARETEKTTTEEIQKGFEEGLIIAGAQNFTRALVNEPGNVLTPTELGSRAAAMCEEVGLDCEVFSTEKLHELKMGAFWAVAKGSAQPPALIVMTYEPKLEKGESLPQDAPVLGLVGKGITFDTGGISLKPPDGMDKMKYDMAGAGAMIGAMRAIAQLKPKVKVIAVVCSAENMPDGKAFKPGDVVTAMSGKTIEILNTDAEGRLVLADGLHYAKTLGCTHLINAATLTGACVVALGMINAGVFSNDEATWGKFEEAMKVSGEKFWRLPCTDDYKEQIKSQIADIMNTGGSRWGGAITAAMFLKEFVEDTPWVHLDIAGCAWNEEQKPWLPKGPSGIAVRSIVEWVRRFDG
- a CDS encoding arginine--tRNA ligase, producing the protein MYRTVQQTLLARIQAILLARYEITLTQLAVEQPPSISLGELALPVAFELAKRLRKAPRAIATELAAELTAVLPEMPGIASVEVAGAGYLNIRLDRAAIARRVAADEHAQIGGPGFRLVEHTSINPNKAAHIGHLRNAILGDTFQRLLRPDAYKRGYEVGVQNYIDNTGVQVADVVVGLMQLEGKTLATTRELLDSLKAKGERIDFYCWDLYARVSQWYTADPDQAAARKQVRLDTLHAIEAGGNDTAEIADLIATAVLRRHLETMQRLSIEYDFLPRESEILHLHFWDAARQLMIEKGVLYLETEGKNKGCYVMRRAGAEEQGDGPDEDAKVIVRSNGTITYVGKDIAYHLWKFGLLPGKDFGYSKFHEYPNHMCWISTVDGENPHPTFGKADAIYNVIDSRQNDPQTQVVQALRGMGFTHAADNYTHFSYEMVALTPRCAIELGYAVSEEDQKRAFIEVSGRKGFGVKADDLLDQLIAAARAEVDTRHPDLTDAERQTIASQIGVGALRYFMLRFTRNTVIAFDFKDALSFEGETGPYVQYAIVRAANIFRKASTTAEASLAAFASVDLTGQLDTEEGTTLWETWLLVSKLTLLIEQSIVTSEPAYLAKYAFQLAQQFNNFYHRHHILHETDPNRKAFFLATAAVAQREMIRALGYLGIEAPERM
- the smpB gene encoding SsrA-binding protein SmpB codes for the protein MPRMLSNPTAAHTSKSPAKAKDRDPVATGQRDAAVNRAASHNYFLTDRFEAGVALRGTEVKSIREGKANLKDSYGLLKDGECFLLNAHIGAFSHGNTMNHDSLRTRKLLLHKNELRKLEAQTRQKGFTLIPTRLYFRNGRVKCELALAKGKQDWDKRETERKREADREAKAAVARSQRR
- a CDS encoding lysylphosphatidylglycerol synthase transmembrane domain-containing protein, giving the protein MSASSKRNLVKTIPGLLVSAFFLWYTFKGISFSQIRALRFTHPAWIAGVLAFTCASYTLRCVRWTRMMRSTRAGFGVCARVLMTSLAANNILPFRIGDIMRVFTYSGDLGASPSVILSTVILEKLLDIFILVLLFVVFMGPGVNPHSRVVAESLLGISTVGLLVMLLGARTLEPLLRKLFAYLPANPTLAPKLQKIEHWVLLALDCIRQIGILGSLLLLVQSAVIWVCEGMIFVSSARLIGLAVDRIGPWQGVSVANLSYLIPSSPGAIGTFEWAVKTSLVSHGALKPQSALFSLALHAWLLISVTGAGGLIFLIHRIRIHNHTPLLEEIETLPTELP